One window from the genome of Streptomyces cadmiisoli encodes:
- a CDS encoding MarR family winged helix-turn-helix transcriptional regulator translates to MTKPRSLDPEERKFWDTWLRAQRLLTRELERDLQRRSGISQAEFSVLVTLWQAAGREMRVGELSESLDWDKSRVAHQLTRMEKRGFVKRSQFGAHGRRAGVGLTVEGHSAVHSAMLVHADNIRRHFFDSLTPEEAAVIRAWSEQVVDRIELCSETAGDGAAH, encoded by the coding sequence ATGACGAAACCTCGATCACTGGATCCTGAGGAGCGGAAGTTCTGGGACACCTGGCTGCGCGCACAGCGCCTACTCACCAGGGAGCTGGAGCGTGACCTTCAGCGTCGTAGTGGAATTTCGCAAGCGGAATTCAGCGTGCTAGTTACTCTGTGGCAGGCCGCCGGCCGTGAGATGCGCGTCGGCGAACTCTCCGAGTCTCTCGACTGGGACAAGAGCCGCGTAGCCCATCAGCTGACGCGCATGGAAAAACGCGGCTTCGTCAAGCGCAGCCAGTTCGGGGCCCATGGCCGCCGCGCCGGGGTCGGGCTAACCGTCGAGGGCCATTCCGCCGTCCATAGCGCCATGCTCGTGCATGCCGACAACATTCGCCGCCACTTCTTCGACTCACTCACACCTGAGGAGGCGGCGGTCATCCGGGCATGGAGCGAGCAAGTTGTCGACCGCATAGAGCTCTGCAGTGAGACTGCGGGCGACGGCGCGGCCCACTAA
- a CDS encoding transposase: protein MTRFPSAKHLASWTGVCPGHHESAGRAKSTKVRPGNCYLKGALGLAAFGASRIKDTFLQARYRRLTSRRGQMRALVAVEHSILSTVWHMLTQDTRFHDLGGDYYTTHNPERALRRITRQANALGLTVRFEPIEAA from the coding sequence ATGACCCGCTTCCCCTCCGCCAAGCACCTGGCCTCCTGGACAGGGGTCTGCCCCGGTCACCACGAGTCCGCCGGCCGCGCCAAGAGCACCAAGGTCCGACCCGGCAACTGCTACCTCAAGGGCGCACTGGGTCTGGCCGCGTTCGGAGCCAGCCGCATCAAGGACACGTTCTTACAGGCCCGCTACCGACGCCTGACCAGCCGCCGTGGCCAAATGAGAGCCCTGGTCGCCGTCGAGCACTCCATCCTCTCAACGGTGTGGCACATGCTCACGCAGGACACCCGCTTCCACGATCTCGGCGGCGACTACTACACCACACACAACCCCGAACGCGCCCTGCGCCGGATCACCCGGCAAGCCAACGCGCTCGGCCTGACCGTCCGCTTCGAACCCATCGAAGCGGCGTGA
- a CDS encoding TetR/AcrR family transcriptional regulator has protein sequence MVAFAESGYDGVGLREIAVAAGVNSRLISHYFGSKEGLFRAVLDRVSDGPFLLTPEGAQGFMTVDPPFDDLAGLLTMLRSTSSRQAMAIIRGEVANRYEADLAASLTGPDARGRAALINAITVGIRLMREVVGNEALKGEDAAAIVPYLDAIARILYDAPADKH, from the coding sequence GTGGTCGCCTTCGCCGAGTCCGGATACGACGGTGTAGGACTGCGGGAGATCGCGGTGGCGGCCGGCGTGAACTCCCGCTTGATCAGTCACTACTTCGGTTCGAAGGAAGGCTTGTTCCGCGCTGTGCTTGACCGGGTCAGCGACGGTCCGTTCCTGCTGACCCCTGAGGGGGCGCAGGGGTTCATGACCGTCGATCCGCCCTTCGACGACCTTGCGGGCCTGCTGACGATGCTCCGCTCCACATCAAGCCGACAGGCCATGGCCATCATCCGCGGCGAGGTCGCAAACCGCTACGAGGCCGACCTGGCCGCAAGCCTGACGGGCCCGGACGCCCGCGGACGGGCAGCCCTGATCAACGCCATCACCGTCGGCATCCGCCTGATGCGCGAAGTCGTGGGCAACGAGGCGCTGAAAGGCGAAGACGCAGCAGCGATCGTTCCGTACCTGGACGCCATTGCACGGATCCTGTACGACGCCCCAGCCGATAAGCACTGA
- a CDS encoding FAD-dependent monooxygenase, which produces MTKKYDVEIPVLIVGGGGAGLTSSILLSRLGIESLLVTRYPSTTHVPRAHMLNQRSMEIFADMGVDSQIRAKGAPQEYMSRIGFLSGLAGGGPKNGHGRRIGSIEAWGGGYTDPEYVAASPQAAANLSLRRSEPVLKKHAERYDHAAIRFNHELVGLEQDAAGVTSTVLDRGTGETYTVRSRYLLGADGGRTVGELAGVQLSGPEKIMTLTSMYLSMDLSPYLDEAEDAVFHWIFNPDHPRHLGWGAVLVPEGPEWGRKSKEWVLHVTGEGMDASQPEKMVQWAREAVGLPDIDIEVLTIAEWDMGGYLADDFRAGRVFMLGDAAHKVPPAGGLGLNAAVQDAYNLCWKLAAVLDGRAGDALLDTYSAERRPVNQHNLDTAMQAAPAQFGAAEVMGLSPDKSAEENWAALRLFWEDGPGAVERRHAFTQWLGNLTLVFHQHNTDFGYTYDSPAIVGDSTPAPAPLDAIRLYQPSTRPGHPLPHAWVDRAGERTALRELIHGGHFALIAGEDGHDWVEAATQIAEQRKLPLRAARVGLGDVDFVDTRLAWTKQREISTTGAVLVRPDGHVAFRSAASVDDPAAVLSAAFRRILHTDGE; this is translated from the coding sequence ATGACGAAGAAGTACGATGTTGAAATTCCCGTCCTGATCGTCGGTGGCGGTGGGGCCGGCTTGACCTCGTCGATTCTCCTGTCCCGCCTGGGCATCGAGTCCCTGCTGGTGACGCGCTACCCGAGCACCACGCACGTGCCCCGGGCGCACATGCTCAACCAGCGCAGCATGGAGATCTTCGCCGACATGGGTGTCGATTCCCAGATCCGGGCGAAGGGCGCCCCTCAGGAGTACATGTCCCGCATCGGGTTTCTCTCCGGACTCGCGGGCGGGGGGCCGAAGAACGGGCACGGGCGCCGCATCGGCTCCATCGAGGCATGGGGCGGGGGCTACACCGACCCCGAGTACGTGGCCGCCAGTCCGCAGGCCGCGGCGAACCTGTCCCTGCGGCGCTCCGAGCCCGTCCTCAAGAAGCACGCGGAGCGGTACGACCACGCCGCGATCAGGTTCAACCACGAGCTGGTGGGCCTGGAGCAGGACGCGGCGGGTGTGACCTCCACGGTCCTCGACCGCGGTACCGGTGAGACCTACACCGTCCGGTCCCGCTATCTCCTCGGTGCCGACGGCGGGCGGACCGTGGGCGAGTTGGCAGGGGTCCAGCTCTCCGGTCCGGAGAAGATCATGACCTTGACCAGCATGTACCTGTCGATGGATCTCTCGCCGTATCTCGACGAGGCGGAGGACGCGGTCTTCCACTGGATCTTCAACCCCGACCACCCGCGGCACCTGGGCTGGGGTGCCGTACTGGTGCCGGAGGGCCCCGAGTGGGGGCGGAAGTCCAAGGAGTGGGTCCTGCACGTCACCGGGGAGGGCATGGACGCCTCGCAGCCGGAGAAGATGGTGCAGTGGGCCCGCGAGGCGGTGGGGCTCCCCGACATCGACATCGAGGTCCTGACGATCGCCGAGTGGGACATGGGAGGCTACCTCGCCGACGACTTCCGGGCCGGACGGGTGTTCATGCTCGGAGACGCCGCGCACAAGGTCCCGCCTGCCGGCGGTCTCGGTCTGAACGCGGCCGTCCAGGACGCCTATAACCTGTGCTGGAAGCTCGCCGCCGTCCTCGACGGTCGTGCCGGCGACGCCCTGCTCGACACCTACTCCGCCGAACGCCGCCCGGTCAACCAGCACAACCTGGACACCGCGATGCAGGCCGCACCCGCCCAGTTCGGAGCCGCCGAGGTGATGGGGCTCTCCCCCGACAAGAGCGCGGAGGAGAACTGGGCCGCGCTGCGGCTGTTCTGGGAGGACGGCCCCGGTGCGGTCGAGCGGCGGCACGCGTTCACCCAGTGGCTGGGCAACCTGACCCTGGTCTTCCACCAGCACAACACCGACTTCGGGTACACCTACGACTCCCCCGCGATCGTCGGCGACAGCACCCCGGCGCCCGCCCCGCTGGACGCGATCCGTCTCTACCAGCCCAGCACACGCCCAGGCCACCCACTGCCCCACGCCTGGGTCGACCGCGCCGGTGAGCGCACCGCACTGCGTGAACTCATCCACGGCGGTCACTTCGCCCTCATCGCGGGCGAGGACGGCCACGACTGGGTGGAAGCCGCCACCCAGATCGCCGAGCAGCGGAAGCTCCCGCTGCGCGCGGCCCGGGTGGGCCTCGGTGACGTGGACTTCGTCGACACCCGACTGGCGTGGACCAAGCAGCGGGAGATATCCACCACCGGTGCGGTGCTCGTCCGTCCGGACGGACATGTCGCCTTCCGCTCCGCCGCGTCGGTCGACGACCCGGCGGCCGTGCTCTCCGCCGCCTTCCGCCGGATCCTGCACACCGACGGCGAGTGA
- a CDS encoding Rrf2 family transcriptional regulator, producing the protein MGRASPLNAACLPGDEPVPTVQLAAAHDLSPSHLNKVLQCLVRAGILQSMSGLRGACRLARPLATISMLAVVTAVEGDQSVYHCAEIRQHGTVGEQFPKAASPGPPGEDCKHLPRTRPHLSKRTLHENWYQMLRWHRWRLIMAAFLAVIGVSVTSVASASAAPSPSRDGVPITMKGTASPSADKKAKVSSAAKKAKGTSTKKKAKDSSAKKAGGPGTAAQWPWERPQGPNNIISSDSAAAATVAGSNNQLRVWRGEGGGATPLYYSFEGEDAREIPGGARTANAPAVAWFDDYMYVFHRGTDNRVYYMRYDPDFGGDWHDGQGWTALPQSVLTLATPSVTSYHSHTNLMVTWRGTDSRMYLGRLDQNLGWHGMGEVGGNGLTPSSPAIAEMGTIVTAPENAGDWLLVAHRGNDNHVYLQVGIWFRGQDHITWNPNWHRLGDWRTNSRPSIATTGTTNQYGQVSIRTLDDTLAWIDLIQTEGGEGLSLGDWIRDQANADLSSAPTLYRLGFTIVAVGMDWWNHRLQEKRIW; encoded by the coding sequence ATGGGCCGTGCATCGCCGCTCAATGCGGCCTGCCTGCCAGGCGACGAGCCGGTGCCCACGGTCCAGCTGGCCGCTGCTCATGACCTGTCACCCAGCCACCTGAACAAGGTGCTCCAATGCCTGGTCAGGGCTGGCATCCTGCAGTCCATGTCGGGACTGCGAGGCGCTTGCCGCTTGGCTCGCCCCCTGGCGACGATTTCGATGCTGGCCGTAGTGACGGCGGTCGAAGGCGATCAGTCGGTCTACCACTGTGCGGAGATCCGCCAGCATGGCACCGTCGGGGAACAGTTTCCGAAAGCAGCTTCTCCAGGCCCGCCCGGTGAAGACTGCAAACATTTGCCGCGCACTCGGCCCCACCTGAGTAAACGCACCTTGCACGAGAACTGGTACCAAATGTTGAGATGGCACCGCTGGCGGCTCATTATGGCCGCGTTCCTGGCGGTCATAGGAGTAAGCGTCACCTCGGTGGCGTCAGCATCGGCAGCCCCTTCACCTTCGCGAGATGGGGTCCCGATTACGATGAAGGGGACTGCGAGCCCCAGCGCGGACAAGAAGGCCAAGGTCTCGAGCGCGGCGAAGAAAGCCAAGGGCACGAGCACGAAGAAGAAGGCCAAGGACTCCAGCGCGAAGAAGGCCGGAGGCCCCGGCACAGCAGCTCAGTGGCCGTGGGAAAGGCCCCAGGGTCCGAACAACATCATCTCGAGCGACAGTGCCGCCGCCGCCACCGTGGCGGGGTCGAACAACCAGCTGAGGGTTTGGCGAGGGGAGGGTGGTGGGGCTACTCCCCTCTACTACTCCTTCGAAGGCGAAGACGCCCGAGAAATACCAGGTGGCGCCCGTACGGCCAACGCCCCGGCTGTGGCGTGGTTCGATGACTACATGTACGTCTTCCACCGGGGGACTGACAACCGCGTCTACTACATGCGTTACGATCCGGACTTCGGTGGCGACTGGCACGACGGCCAGGGATGGACCGCCCTTCCTCAGAGTGTGCTGACCCTGGCGACACCGTCAGTGACGTCGTACCACAGCCACACGAATCTGATGGTGACCTGGCGCGGCACGGACAGCCGCATGTACCTGGGACGACTGGACCAGAACCTTGGATGGCACGGCATGGGCGAAGTCGGCGGCAACGGCCTGACTCCGAGTTCCCCCGCGATCGCCGAAATGGGAACCATAGTAACCGCTCCGGAAAACGCCGGAGACTGGCTGCTGGTGGCGCACCGTGGCAACGACAACCACGTTTACCTCCAGGTCGGTATCTGGTTCCGAGGCCAGGATCACATCACATGGAATCCGAATTGGCACCGGTTGGGTGACTGGCGAACGAATTCCAGGCCGAGCATCGCCACTACTGGCACCACCAATCAGTATGGGCAGGTCAGTATTCGAACGCTGGACGACACCCTCGCCTGGATAGATCTTATCCAGACCGAAGGTGGCGAGGGCCTGTCCCTTGGTGACTGGATCAGGGACCAGGCTAACGCGGACCTCAGCTCTGCCCCCACCCTCTACCGGTTGGGATTCACCATCGTCGCTGTCGGCATGGATTGGTGGAACCACAGGCTGCAGGAGAAGCGAATCTGGTAA
- a CDS encoding peptidase inhibitor family I36 protein, protein MTALAFAASVVVAPQASAAYECRGNQICVYQNANFTGSARVLDPYAAYSDFRHLYYTNGVNLNDSISSVQKNTDRCAAFYNDVNYSGTVEYMVYGWYGQNVSYLMNDRYSSMATWAC, encoded by the coding sequence ATGACGGCACTGGCGTTCGCGGCAAGTGTGGTTGTGGCACCCCAAGCTAGCGCTGCATATGAATGCCGCGGAAATCAGATTTGCGTTTACCAGAACGCCAACTTCACGGGTTCCGCGCGCGTGCTCGACCCCTACGCGGCCTACTCGGACTTCAGGCACCTTTATTACACGAATGGTGTCAACCTGAACGACAGCATTTCGTCCGTCCAGAAGAACACCGACCGGTGCGCGGCGTTCTACAATGATGTGAACTATTCGGGCACCGTCGAGTACATGGTCTATGGCTGGTACGGTCAGAACGTCTCGTATCTAATGAACGACAGGTACTCCTCGATGGCCACGTGGGCCTGCTGA
- a CDS encoding cupin domain-containing protein, translating into MTFSLAELHPDDPHWNKRGALYVPSGQGPTVWSAGDVYTVKATGAQTNGGFGFIEATVPAGGGPIPHAHPDEDETFYILSGELEFLDGDHIFTAVAGDFIYIPRGVRHRFTNKGNHAAKMIFMYTPPGLEQIFVDHALPARPGEAPPPVTDPEQITRGETLGRLMNSVILPEPS; encoded by the coding sequence ATGACCTTTTCGCTGGCCGAACTGCACCCCGACGACCCGCACTGGAACAAGCGCGGCGCGCTCTACGTTCCGTCAGGTCAGGGTCCGACCGTATGGTCCGCGGGTGACGTCTATACGGTCAAAGCCACAGGTGCGCAGACGAACGGTGGGTTCGGTTTCATCGAGGCCACAGTTCCGGCGGGCGGCGGTCCGATTCCCCACGCACATCCGGATGAGGACGAGACGTTCTACATTCTCAGCGGAGAACTGGAGTTCCTGGACGGCGATCACATCTTCACTGCGGTGGCAGGTGACTTCATCTACATCCCTCGAGGGGTGCGTCATCGTTTCACGAACAAAGGCAACCACGCCGCCAAGATGATCTTCATGTACACACCTCCGGGTCTGGAGCAGATTTTCGTCGATCACGCCCTGCCCGCACGGCCGGGTGAGGCGCCGCCGCCGGTCACCGACCCGGAGCAAATCACGCGAGGGGAAACGCTGGGTCGGCTGATGAATTCGGTGATTCTCCCGGAACCGTCATGA